The Carassius auratus strain Wakin chromosome 21, ASM336829v1, whole genome shotgun sequence sequence AAGCATTGAAAGAGCTGCATGAGGGTGGTCCCAACCCATAGGTACTGCAGGAATGCCACTTTAGTGGTCCAGGAACCACACCTATGGCTCAACCTGGCTGAGATGTGGGAAGCTGAGAAAGTATGCTCTCTTGGCTCTCCCATTTCACAGGTTGGTCTCTTTGGCGAAACCGTGGAAGAATTTGCATAGCAGTTCTCCACGGTGAAGAAGCAAATGGAGGCCATCAAATACTTCCTGTAGCGGTGTGGGCTAGGTCTGGGATCTTTGACCACCTAGTCCGATTGTGACtttgggtcaactgggaaaagggCAAACTCTATCCAGTGCAGAGTATTTCTTTTCTCAGTTTAGAATTGGACTCGATTACGATGACTGCAGGCCAGGATTGTGCCCAGTCGGTGCTGAAATGCTTGAGGGCACTCAAGCAGAGAACAGCATTCCTTCTCAAaaactttcagaggctcctggggcatatggtgtcCTTAGCCGCAGTCACACCACTGGGACTGAtgcatatgagaccgcttcagcacggGCTTCATACCTGAGTCCCAAGATGGGCATGTCATCACACCATTGTATCACAATACCTTCAGTTTTTGGGAGGACATCTTTTTTCTATGTGCAGGAGTGGCCTTGAGGTGGTTTTGACCCTTGATCCAAGGCAAGCACATGTTGGTCTGGATGGACAACACAGCAAGAGGTGCATAAATCAACCACCAGGGTGATGTTCGCTCCCATTGCCAGTCATCTCTTACTTTGGAGCCAGCAAAGACTCAGGTCTCTGCATGCCACTCATTTCCTGACCAACCTCAGTTGTGTAGAGGATCTCCACTTGAAGGGGGTAGTTCATCTGAGTTGGAGTCGTTTCGGCAGACCTTCTGAGATGTGGCATTAGATTTGTGCTCTCCTGCCTCCAAGAGGGTGGAGGATCTTCAAAGAGGACAGCAGAAGTGGAATGCTATCTCCAGACAAAGGATCACCTACTGGATTGTGGATGCGAACCTAACGGCCTATCAGGCCAGAGGCCTATCTAGCCCACTGGGAGTGAAGATGATGGAGGGAACGGAAATGTTGTGTCCTTCATTCCACAACTCTGAATTGCCTCTGACTGGGTTGAGACGCTTCTCGACTCCAAAGAACAGAATGAGTGAGCAGATGCCATGCTGGCATATTTATACCCAGATGTTCGGGGCATGGCCAGCTATGCAAATTCTGCACACCCAATTTTAATGGCCTTTTCTCAAAGATGTCAGAGATGTTTGGGCTCCCAAGAGTGACCCCTAGTGCCGTTCAATTGACACAAAACTTGTCTCCATTCCTTCCATCACAgtacgagggttaccatacgtgaCTGAGAAGTTATGTTTAGTTATAGGGTAGGGTTACAGGATCTAGAATATAGTCAtgtagaataaaatattaatatgtgcaagAATAATCAGCCAATATGCTaacaatatgcatgctaataagcaacaagtGTGGTCTATACTTTTTTGGAAGCTACTTTACTTGCAGTCTGAAGGCACATCAGTGAAGACTCGGAGTAGGAACTCTCCTTTTTGTCCTGGGTCAAAGGTTGTGGGGATGATGACATAACGACCCTCCTTTAACTCTTTCCTCAGAAAGACACAGCGAGAGTTGATGTAGATTGACCCTGCGACCTTCTGCTGAGCCGAGTGCATTCTGTATTTCCTGTTCAACTCCACCTGGTGTTAGAAAAGTTGCTTGATCAAGACAGGAACATTGACTGACAGGATAccatacagtgttttttgttCTTATAATTACTGGCTTTATCTGCAGGCAGATGTGAAAGTTTATATTGTGTTGGAATGTAATTTTGTACCCTATGGATGTCAAATCCAATGGCCAGGTTCTCGCCTTTGCCCTCCTTTGGAGTAGCTCTGCGTTCCTTTTGCTGCAGGCAGATCAGCACCTCATCTTCCACTTTTCTCACATCAAAAACATACTGCGGGCATAAACATACATTAAACTCAGTCCAATAAAGACCCAGAGCATCAAATGCCTTCAGGATaagaacaacatttaaaaaaggtAGATGCGCACAGGCACGCTGACCTGTGGGTTTTGCAGAAATGTGGTTTTATGGTTAATGCAGCCTCCTGCGCGGTTGCGGAGTGGGTCATCTCTGTGGATCCAGGATCCCCTCATCACCTCCTCTTCCCAGGTCTTATGGATGCTCAAGTAAGATGTGTTTATCAGTCGACACAGGATCAGGTCAGTGAAGTAGTGACAGAAATCCTCAAAGTTCATCCTGGTGAAACAATTTACAGTCAGTTGGGCAACAGAAGTCAATGACAAATGGTGAATTAAGGTGTTTATCAGATGCATTGGGGaacaatagtaaaaaaataaaaataaaaaaataaataaaaaataggatttaaaaaaaaaaaaaaggttttgaagcaAAACAGGGTAACAACAAACACTAAgatattctaaattatttttgttcacttgatctgctttttatttgtattttataacaatttaacCCTTAAAAAGTAATACTTTACAAAACTGTTCAATTAGTTAATATCAGTAATTGCATTATATCATGAACTATCAATGAGAAGTATTCTTtacaatattttctgttttaatatagctttctttatatatatttccatatataCTAATACATTACTATCAttacaagatattttaattaacatgACTGTATCATATGTAAACCCTCATTTACAATAATATGTTTCTTAATTGACATTAACAtagatttacaaataaattaacattaatctagattaataaatgcaagtAATTGTTCATTCTTAGTCCATCATATGGAGTAACTAACGTTAATGATTTTGGATTAATGTTTTGGATGAATGCAAATTGCAAATCAACTGttaagtatttaatatataatataatataatataatataatataatataatataatataatataatataatataatataatataatataatataatataatataatataatataatatatcgaTAAATTACCtagattaataaattgtatataaattgTTTATGCTTTAACCAGTACtccaagcaatttaaaaaaaaagtttagtttattgcatatattagttattttcattataatgaaataaacaacaacaacatctgtgtgtgtgtgtgtgtgtgtgtgtgtgtgtgtgtgtgtgtgtatatatatatatatatatatatatatatatacacacacacacacacacacacacacacacacacacacacacataatatactgtatgcaaGACAGAAGCATTTTCACTATTCTTAGACTTTTGGAACCCATCTGTGATAATAACACTATGATCTAGATTGATCTAGAAGATAAGAGTACAGCGAGCCTCACCAAAATTCTCCATCATCCTGAACAGTGACGCCcagtttctctctttcactcttgcTCACTTTCTTCCACTCTTCTGAGCTACAAAACAGAGCAGTGATTACTCATCGTACACCAGACTGAGAGAAATAAACATTCACACACGACACACACGACTATACTCACTGACAACAGCCTGCGTCCATAACCATCAACTAAGATTTCCTAGAATTTTGTGAAAGAAATAGAGCACTTCACCAAGTATAATATTTCTAATCAAGCCCAGAATAAATAATTCATCAAGCAGAAATATGAAGAAAGATTGCTTTCACCTCAGTAAGAGTCTTCTGGCTAGACAGTAAATAATTCAGAGGCCAATATAACCCTGTCTTTTGCAGCACTTAAACAAAGACTGATAAGAAGGATTGTCAAGATTTTCCTCTCTGCAATTACACAGCCccattttaatattatgtttgcTCCCTGCAGTGGTGGATATTTAGGGTAGGTGTCATCAAACAAGAGCACAGTTATTTAAATGAAAGGAGGTGGATGTCTTAACACCCCCAGACCTCTGTGTTTCAATCACAGCAGCTTCTTATTTTATACCAGCCTGTCTGGCTTGATATCTCAATTTCACACCAGTCAGCGATAAGAATAGTCACTTTGGCTATGTGTTATTTATACTGAAATCATCTCAAGAGGAAGGAGAGAAATGGTTTTCTCTAGTCTCTGAGGATGTATAGTGCTACACTGCAGGAAGCTAGAGAAGGCAAAAGGACAAATCATTTCTGTATGTGCTTTCACTCTGTTTTTGTAAAGATTATAAAGAACTGAGTGTCGCAAAAAGTTGCATTTTGGTGATCATTTGGAAATCTGGGTTTAAGTCTGGCTTGCAACCAGGGCTTACTTTCACACTGTCAGACCAAATCTGATTACTGTGTATCAGATTCTTAATGACAGGCTGTCCACACTGTGTATAGCAATGGTTCAGATCTTATTTGGTTTGTCCCTCTTTTGTTTTCTGGAATATCTGGATTTTTTTCTGTGTCAATGAAGTTGCTTTATTCCATGCTGCCATCTCCACCAGTCTCAAAATTTAAAGAGGAGTGTAAACTGTGCTGACTAGcagtatattgttatttttaacaacTTCTGCAAACACTGATTCAAATGACATTTCTGAAAATCTGATTCAGTCTGACTgctctaactttttttttgttgccacttaaaatgtaaaaatgtcagaCATTGTTGTAGGAAACATGCTGGCAGTTGGTGCAGAAACAATGTGCTTTTGGTGAGTGCAGGTCGaaattcattttgggtaaactatccctttaatgaaattgtatttatttttttgcggttTACACTTGCTAAATAAAATCAGATTCCAAATGGTTGTGCACAAAATCTGATTTGGACTGACAGTCTAAACAAGGCATTAGCTCCCTTATTTCCCATCATGTCctatgataatattttttttttaaagggggggtacaatggtgtttcatgtattcagagttattcacagtgttaaagagatggattctcatgctaaacatggccaaagttaaaaaaaataatttagaagaattttctgtgctgaaaatcttacttctgggttggtacaagtttcagcTGGTTGTTTTCGAtcatggatctaatgacgtagatgatggtggaactccttatatgagcatttctctcggAAAAGGTGCCCGCGCACACACATTGACCAAAGGAGAAtgagaccgcgcacatcaacgcGCTTCATCAGGAAATCGTCGGCACTCGGCAGCGCTGCATAGCATTGTTCCAGAATGTCTctaaataagtgtgtttttggatgtgagggaatgTTTACCGTATTCAGCTTCCCCAggaacccagcgttacatgaacagtagatgcagtttgtttttccgggtcAGCAACGGAGTGTAGTGCCTTTGTGTGTTCTTGTTATTTCAGTGACGAATGTTTCATAAATAAGGCCCAGGTCGAAACATGGAGCGGTCccagtgataaaagaccccattcatgtaagtacaattgcatcagatttctgtcttttgttggaaatcagcacataagtgaataaatgttaatggaaacaacgcCCACCGCACGCCTCCagaagaatcggaaagctgtatttttcttttataaatatgataaaactaagactttttggatatatgaaggatgcagtactactctataggtactcaagattaacatgagattaggtgaaactgtgtatttTATATAACCTTTAAAAATTATTCAGTTTCTTTCTAATTATTCCCAAAACTTTTGACaggcacattttttaaattatttaacatgtttaccgAAATACcccattaaattttaaattaataattcaatcaTTTAACAACACATCTACATAATCATAGTTTTCTAATTTAGATTATTGGCTCCATGGAgtggccactatcctgcagagtttagctccaaccctaattaaacacacctgaaccaactaATCAAGCTCTTCAGACTCATTAGAAACTTCTAGGTGAGTGTGTTGGAACTAAAATCCACAGGATTGTATACCCCTGCTGAGTCTGTATTACCTCCAGTCCAAGAGGGGAAAGTCTCACCTATCGCTCCACGGCCCACTCCACTCCTTTTCACCCCAGGGGTTCCTCATGCGAATCATGTGTAGCTTTTCTGACTTGAAATACGCCAGGAGGCCATGTCCCAGACGGACCTTGCGGACATCGGTCACCGCATAGGCATGACCTTTCACTAACCCACAGTCCAGTCTTGCCTCCATGTCCTCTATTGTTGTTGCCTGTACACCAAAGATACATTTCAGTTAGATCAATTTCAAGTCTATCCAAAAGCATAATTATCTTTATCCCGGATTAGAATGCAAGCACATGCACTCTCTGTGAATTATCGATTATGAAAACATGGGCCGTTATTTCATGGTACAGTGAAATATGGTGATGTTAATCAGTAGGAGACAAGCCACGCCCATTTATTCACACTCCAATGAGCAGAGAGCTTGCTGTGCAAATGAAGCTGACAATATGCATAGACGTGTAGGCTCTGTGACATGAATAATTGTGTCGACATAATCAAGACTGGACAGAGAGTGACTAAACTTGGACATGAAAGGACTTTGTTAAGTATCTAACAGAACATTTATAAATCTATGCAAACAGTTTCTCCTTAACATTTGATCAAAATCCCTTAAATTGTGGTGAAACTTGATCAAATTGTTTCCGTTTTTATCCCCAGATTACCTGTTTGCTTTACAGACCTGTCTGGCACATCAGATGATGTTGttgaaatgtatttctaaatattgctgaACACTCAATGGAGTTCTCTTAGTGGACTGAGAGgcattttatttgatattctagTGAAGATAAACAACTTCCAGCTATAAAGAGAttcaaaaacatcgtttttttccCCACTATGGATGAAAGGTTTCACAGACCATTGATAAGCAAGTCACACACAATCAAAGATTGCTTTGAGTCTGGCAAGGTACAGTcttatgaaagaaaataaatggaGGCAGAAAAAAATGATGGATGGCTGGATTAATAGATGGATTTGTGTCTGAATACAAATCTTGACAGACGTGAGACAAATGCTGATCAATAATATACACTATATGTGTTTACATTGTgtataaacatattaataaatataaaaattatattgtatacTGTAGTAAAATATACCGAAATGAAGTAAGAGTGTCCTTCTCACCCTGATAGAGCAGCTGATAAGACCATCTCGATTATGGACCTTGAGCACTCTCTCAAAGAGCTGGTTTCTGGCGACTTCATCCTGAGCAAACAGGCCCTCCAGAAGGTCCATGGGTTCTGACACACCACCAGTAAAGTCCACCAGGGCATCAGCTGTGTTTCCACCATCCAGGGCCTCATAGCAGCCATAAACTCTTGATTGGTATAGAGAAAGAACTTCTAGCATCACTATGTTATCGCACCACTTCAATGTTAATCTCTGTATAGACCTTTCGAATTCGTCTGCTTCCGCTGAACTGCTTACTTGGCATAGGCTTTTTCCACAAGGGCACTCCAGAACTCATTGCTATCATTTGAATGGCAGTACACCAGCTGGTTATCCACTGTGGGGAGACGGTCATCGATCACCACGTCCACCCAATCCCCAAACCGCCAGAAGCGGAAGTGGAATATTCCTGCATAAGAGTCTGCCTTCTCTGGATCCCATTCCTGCTCCTTCCAGTCTGGGATAACCTGAAAATAGGAAAATAAGATAAGGACTGAGGAACAAAATTGTGTGACAactaaatatgtgaccctggaccacaacaccagtcttaagtagcattggtacatttgtagcaatagtgaaaaaatatattgtatgggtaaaaattatagattttttttaatgccaaaaatcattaggatattaagaaaaaagaaaaataatgttccatgaagacattttctaaatttcctatggtaaatatatcaaagcccaattttttatttgtaatatacattgctaagaaattaatttttaccCTTTAAATTTTTTTCGCACTCTCAGAATCCAGATATTCAAATCGTTGTATCTCATCCAAATAttttcctatcctaacaaaccatacatcaacggaaagcctatttattcagatgatttatacatctaaataaaaagaaattaaacattatgactggttttgtggtcctgggtcacatattAGTTTTGttgacaaataatattttatcacaTAGCCCAATTTTATTTCttgtcatttgtcattttagTCAAAGAACTCAAATTAATGACAATGCAAAATATTGTCTACATTTACAGGATATTTTCTTCAAAAGAAGAAATATAGAAACAAAAACACTAGAAAAAGAGCACTAAACTAGATGCAAAAATTTTGTGAGTCAGGTTCATGACATTGCTTATCCATTTAAAAGTTCATAAATACAGACAgacgcaggtaaaaaaaaaagctgcattttCCTGAATATTAACACCAGGGTGATTTGGATGCTGTACAGAACAACCCTCTTTCATCCTGAGCGAGTCCTCTGGGACAGAACAGAGATTAGATTTCAAGTACACCTCTGTGGTAATTGTTCCAAGAGAAGCAGTTCCATTATCTGGACTCAGGTACACATTGTGATGCTGACTGCAGGTGAATTCTGTTCAGTTGTCGACAGTGAATGTGAAACAAACACATGTAGCAAACACAGATGTCTCAAATTCCCTCTTGGAGAGCCCAGCACTGCTGTTACCCAGAGCAACAAACAGCTAAACAGAAACCTCCACTGTGAAATAAGTTGGTTTCATAGCACAAGTCTCACTGTGGCACGCAGGCACCGCAGAAGACATCAGCCAAGCGAGGAGGAGGTCACACGGCGGATAACAAGCCTAATCCGGACAGACAAGAGAAAGAAGAAGCCCTAAGCTGTCAGGTTTCAAAACATCTTCACTGGGAACATGTCTCTTGAGCTGACGTTCAACCCAGATACACAGCTGACGGAGATGATGCGTCTGCGAGTGCAGTCTCTGCAGCAGCGAGGTCAGAGACGCCAAGACGGAGAGCGTCTACTGAAGTCCAACGAGTACGTCTACCGTCTGGACTTCTCCGAACAGAGCCTGGATTTCACCCGCTGGAACATCTGCATGTCCAGTTCCGGCCGCCTCAACATCATCGCCACCTCCCAGCTCTGGACGCCGGACCTGACCTACCTCATGACCCGTCAGCTCCTTGAACCGACCGGGCTCTTCTGGAAAAGCGCAGATGAAG is a genomic window containing:
- the ompb gene encoding olfactory marker protein produces the protein MSLELTFNPDTQLTEMMRLRVQSLQQRGQRRQDGERLLKSNEYVYRLDFSEQSLDFTRWNICMSSSGRLNIIATSQLWTPDLTYLMTRQLLEPTGLFWKSADEDPIQCYEADAQEFGERIAELAKVRKVMYFLFAFEDGLSPENIECSIEFQK
- the capn5b gene encoding calpain-5, coding for MFSSVKAYEGQQYSTLKRQCLLSGRLFEDPLFPAVDDSLFYLGNRIGRVHWKRPGELCDDPHLFVDGISAHDLHQGQLGNCWFVAACTSLASRESLWQKVIPDWKEQEWDPEKADSYAGIFHFRFWRFGDWVDVVIDDRLPTVDNQLVYCHSNDSNEFWSALVEKAYAKVYGCYEALDGGNTADALVDFTGGVSEPMDLLEGLFAQDEVARNQLFERVLKVHNRDGLISCSIRATTIEDMEARLDCGLVKGHAYAVTDVRKVRLGHGLLAYFKSEKLHMIRMRNPWGEKEWSGPWSDSSEEWKKVSKSEREKLGVTVQDDGEFWMNFEDFCHYFTDLILCRLINTSYLSIHKTWEEEVMRGSWIHRDDPLRNRAGGCINHKTTFLQNPQYVFDVRKVEDEVLICLQQKERRATPKEGKGENLAIGFDIHRVELNRKYRMHSAQQKVAGSIYINSRCVFLRKELKEGRYVIIPTTFDPGQKGEFLLRVFTDVPSDCKELTLDEPPQTCWTGMCGYPQLVTQVHVLSAEGLQGQDANGASDPYVIITCEGEKVRSPVHKDTRCPSFDVKGIFYRKKPKEGIHIEIYNKNVIVDTFLGQVTLFSDPNDRQEQHTVYLKDKGSRQDNNLPGTLTVRLITCTTLNNI